Proteins encoded within one genomic window of Arachis ipaensis cultivar K30076 chromosome B08, Araip1.1, whole genome shotgun sequence:
- the LOC107613010 gene encoding probable inactive leucine-rich repeat receptor-like protein kinase At3g03770 isoform X1, whose protein sequence is MMAKPVSNSNSHSHLIPLLILILFFSTIFHLSEQLQFSQTQTLQNFQNLLGYPQELLTLNTNTDFCNIEPTPHFTLVCYEENLTQLHVVGNGFSPNALPQNFSSETLFATLATLSSLKVLSLVSLGLWGPIPQTISQLSSLEILNISSNHFSGVVPSQISLLKNLQSLVLDNNLLEGVIPSEIGTLQGLAVLSMKNNSLSGTVPDSVRTLQTLRVLDLSNNKISGDLPSLRHLSNLQDLNLENNKFGPHFPSLPTKLVSLVLKNNSFKLGLPSGLVTFYQLQKLDVSLNGFVGPFLPALLSLPSLNYLDASSNKFTGMLFKNDTCNDELVFVNLSSNLLRGELPTCLKPVVLYAGNCLSNDDGRNQNPASFCSNEAIAVKIMPPQENHKRTTGKTVLVSSMGGIVGGALIVGVVILVVSRVHKKGSVVKTPVKPTLEIVISQAKKEEEDEDKEEEEKETEKEGMVAASSRSLSISVLQRIMKRVPDKGAVESFTRSMKEHVMNRMHNKNGVRTSTRSIIEHASSVNTAKLLTDARYISETMKMGASFPAYRTFALDELKEATNNFDASSFVSEGPHGQIYKGVLSDGMPITIRGLKMRKRHSPQNYMHHIELISKLRHSHLISALGHSFECNQDDSSVSTIFLIFEFVPNKSLRSYVSVPAGSPSEKLSWTQRILAAIGVVKGIQFLHTGIVPGLYSNNLKITDVLLDNNLNVKISSYNLPLSAETRRLVTNGPYPGLKGNFQERIMDADKNDVYDIGVILLETILGRPLMFHNEVGTLKDLLQVSIKTDDIARRSIVDPAVHKECSNESLMTMMEICVRCLSNDPTERPSVDDVLWNLHFAVQVQNSWRRDSNDQRGSPASSSSHETRVV, encoded by the exons ATGATGGCAAAACCAGTTTCCAATTCCAATTCCCACTCACACCTAATTCCATTACTCATTTTGATCCTGTTCTTTTCCACCATCTTCCATCTCTCAGAGCAGTTACAATTTTCTCAGACCCAAACACTTCAAAACTTCCAGAACCTTCTCGGCTACCCCCAAGAACTTTTAACCCTCAACACCAACACAGACTTCTGCAACATTGAACCAACCCCACACTTCACACTCGTTTGCTATGAAGAAAATCTCACACAGCTGCATGTTGTTGGCAACGGTTTCAGTCCCAACGCATTGCCACAGAACTTCTCATCAGAAACACTATTCGCCACACTCGCCACACTCTCAAGCTTAAAAGTCCTCAGTCTCgtttctcttggtctctggggTCCAATACCTCAAACCATTTCTCAGTTATCTTCTCTTGAAATACTCAACATAAGTTCAAACCATTTCAGTGGTGTTGTTCCGTCACAGATTTCACTTCTCAAGAACCTTCAATCACTGGTTCTTGATAACAACCTTTTAGAAGGCGTTATTCCAAGCGAAATAGGGACTCTTCAAGGCTTGGCTGTGCTTAGTATGAAGAACAATTCGCTCAGTGGAACCGTTCCAGATTCAGTTAGAACATTACAAACACTGCGAGTTTTGGATTTGTCAAATAACAAAATCTCAGGGGATTTACCTAGCCTTCGCCATCTGTCGAACCTTCAAGATCTTAACCTGGAGAACAACAAATTCGGGCCTCATTTTCCATCTCTTCCAACTAAATTGGTTTCGCTTGTTCTAAAGAATAACAGCTTTAAGCTTGGTCTTCCTTCGGGTTTAGTCACTTTCTACCAGCTTCAGAAACTCGACGTTTCGCTTAACGGTTTCGTTGGGCCGTTCTTACCTGCGTTGTTATCTCTTCCTTCTCTTAATTACCTTGATGCTTCCTCAAACAAGTTCACCGGAATGCTGTTCAAGAACGACACGTGTAATGATGAGCTTGTTTTCGTGAACTTGTCTTCGAATCTGTTGAGAGGGGAACTTCCCACATGTTTGAAACCGGTCGTTCTATACGCCGGGAATTGTTTATCGAACGACGACGGCCGGAATCAGAACCCTGCCAGCTTCTGCAGCAACGAGGCTATTGCTGTTAAAATCATGCCTCCTCAAGAGAATCACAAGAGGACAACCGGAAAAACGGTTCTCGTGTCCAGTATGGGAGGGATAGTTGGTGGAGCATTGATTGTTGGAGTGGTTATTTTGGTAGTTAGCCGGGTTCATAAGAAGGGTAGTGTTGTAAAAACACCTGTGAAACCGACCTTGGAGATCGTTATCAGCCAGGCGAAAAAGGAAGAGGAAGACGAAgacaaagaggaagaagaaaaggaaacgGAAAAGGAAGGCATGGTAGCTGCTTCTTCAAGATCCTTGTCCATATCCGTGTTGCAGCGGATCATGAAAAGGGTGCCGGATAAGGGCGCTGTGGAGTCGTTTACAAGGTCCATGAAGGAGCATGTCATGAACAGAATGCATAACAAAAATGGTGTGAGGACAAGTACAAGGTCTATAATAGAACATGCATCTTCAGTGAACACTGCAAAGCTGCTCACAGATGCAA GGTATATATCAGAAACAATGAAGATGGGAGCCAGCTTTCCAGCTTACAGAACCTTTGCTTTGGATGAACTGAAGGAAGCTACAAATAATTTTGATGCATCAAGTTTCGTTAGTGAGGGTCCACATGGCCAG ATATATAAGGGGGTGCTCTCCGATGGAATGCCTATTACAATCAGAGGATTGAAAATGCGAAAGAGACATAGCCCTCAAAATTACATGCACCACATTGAGTTGATTTCGAAACTTCGGCATTCACACTTGATCAGTGCTCTTGGTCATTCATTTGAATGCAACCAGGATGATTCAAGCGTCAGCACTATATTCCTCATATTTGAGTTTGTTCCAAACAAGAGTTTAAGGAGTTATGTGTCTG TGCCAGCAGGATCTCCTAGTGAAAAGCTTTCTTGGACGCAGAGGATATTAGCTGCGATTGGAGTGGTAAAAGGCATTCAATTCTTGCACACAGGGATAGTGCCTGGACTATATTCCAATAATCTGAAGATAACTGATGTTCTTTTGGATAACAATCTTAATGTTAAAATAAGCAGTTATAATCTGCCACTCTCTGCAGAAACTAGAAGACTG GTCACCAATGGACCTTACCCTGGATTAAAAGGAAACTTCCAAGaaag GATAATGgatgcagacaagaatgatgtcTATGATATTGGGGTAATCTTGCTTGAAACCATTTTGGGTCGACCATTGATGTTCCACAATGAAGTTGGCACTCTCAAAGATCTT TTACAAGTAAGCATAAAAACTGATGATATAGCAAGGAGGAGTATTGTTGACCCAGCAGTTCACAAGGAATGCTCAAATGAATCATTAATGACAATGATGGAGATTTGTGTAAGGTGCCTCTCCAATGATCCTACTGAAAGGCCTTCTGTGGATGATGTTCTCTGGAATCTGCATTTCGCTGTGCAAGTTCAGAATTCTTGGAGGAGAGACTCTAATGATCAGAGAGGCTCACCCGCATCATCATCCTCCCATGAGACAAGAGTTGTATGA
- the LOC107613010 gene encoding probable inactive leucine-rich repeat receptor-like protein kinase At3g03770 isoform X2 has translation MMAKPVSNSNSHSHLIPLLILILFFSTIFHLSEQLQFSQTQTLQNFQNLLGYPQELLTLNTNTDFCNIEPTPHFTLVCYEENLTQLHVVGNGFSPNALPQNFSSETLFATLATLSSLKVLSLVSLGLWGPIPQTISQLSSLEILNISSNHFSGVVPSQISLLKNLQSLVLDNNLLEGVIPSEIGTLQGLAVLSMKNNSLSGTVPDSVRTLQTLRVLDLSNNKISGDLPSLRHLSNLQDLNLENNKFGPHFPSLPTKLVSLVLKNNSFKLGLPSGLVTFYQLQKLDVSLNGFVGPFLPALLSLPSLNYLDASSNKFTGMLFKNDTCNDELVFVNLSSNLLRGELPTCLKPVVLYAGNCLSNDDGRNQNPASFCSNEAIAVKIMPPQENHKRTTGKTVLVSSMGGIVGGALIVGVVILVVSRVHKKGSVVKTPVKPTLEIVISQAKKEEEDEDKEEEEKETEKEGMVAASSRSLSISVLQRIMKRVPDKGAVESFTRSMKEHVMNRMHNKNGVRTSTRSIIEHASSVNTAKLLTDARYISETMKMGASFPAYRTFALDELKEATNNFDASSFVSEGPHGQIYKGVLSDGMPITIRGLKMRKRHSPQNYMHHIELISKLRHSHLISALGHSFECNQDDSSVSTIFLIFEFVPNKSLRSYVSGSPSEKLSWTQRILAAIGVVKGIQFLHTGIVPGLYSNNLKITDVLLDNNLNVKISSYNLPLSAETRRLVTNGPYPGLKGNFQERIMDADKNDVYDIGVILLETILGRPLMFHNEVGTLKDLLQVSIKTDDIARRSIVDPAVHKECSNESLMTMMEICVRCLSNDPTERPSVDDVLWNLHFAVQVQNSWRRDSNDQRGSPASSSSHETRVV, from the exons ATGATGGCAAAACCAGTTTCCAATTCCAATTCCCACTCACACCTAATTCCATTACTCATTTTGATCCTGTTCTTTTCCACCATCTTCCATCTCTCAGAGCAGTTACAATTTTCTCAGACCCAAACACTTCAAAACTTCCAGAACCTTCTCGGCTACCCCCAAGAACTTTTAACCCTCAACACCAACACAGACTTCTGCAACATTGAACCAACCCCACACTTCACACTCGTTTGCTATGAAGAAAATCTCACACAGCTGCATGTTGTTGGCAACGGTTTCAGTCCCAACGCATTGCCACAGAACTTCTCATCAGAAACACTATTCGCCACACTCGCCACACTCTCAAGCTTAAAAGTCCTCAGTCTCgtttctcttggtctctggggTCCAATACCTCAAACCATTTCTCAGTTATCTTCTCTTGAAATACTCAACATAAGTTCAAACCATTTCAGTGGTGTTGTTCCGTCACAGATTTCACTTCTCAAGAACCTTCAATCACTGGTTCTTGATAACAACCTTTTAGAAGGCGTTATTCCAAGCGAAATAGGGACTCTTCAAGGCTTGGCTGTGCTTAGTATGAAGAACAATTCGCTCAGTGGAACCGTTCCAGATTCAGTTAGAACATTACAAACACTGCGAGTTTTGGATTTGTCAAATAACAAAATCTCAGGGGATTTACCTAGCCTTCGCCATCTGTCGAACCTTCAAGATCTTAACCTGGAGAACAACAAATTCGGGCCTCATTTTCCATCTCTTCCAACTAAATTGGTTTCGCTTGTTCTAAAGAATAACAGCTTTAAGCTTGGTCTTCCTTCGGGTTTAGTCACTTTCTACCAGCTTCAGAAACTCGACGTTTCGCTTAACGGTTTCGTTGGGCCGTTCTTACCTGCGTTGTTATCTCTTCCTTCTCTTAATTACCTTGATGCTTCCTCAAACAAGTTCACCGGAATGCTGTTCAAGAACGACACGTGTAATGATGAGCTTGTTTTCGTGAACTTGTCTTCGAATCTGTTGAGAGGGGAACTTCCCACATGTTTGAAACCGGTCGTTCTATACGCCGGGAATTGTTTATCGAACGACGACGGCCGGAATCAGAACCCTGCCAGCTTCTGCAGCAACGAGGCTATTGCTGTTAAAATCATGCCTCCTCAAGAGAATCACAAGAGGACAACCGGAAAAACGGTTCTCGTGTCCAGTATGGGAGGGATAGTTGGTGGAGCATTGATTGTTGGAGTGGTTATTTTGGTAGTTAGCCGGGTTCATAAGAAGGGTAGTGTTGTAAAAACACCTGTGAAACCGACCTTGGAGATCGTTATCAGCCAGGCGAAAAAGGAAGAGGAAGACGAAgacaaagaggaagaagaaaaggaaacgGAAAAGGAAGGCATGGTAGCTGCTTCTTCAAGATCCTTGTCCATATCCGTGTTGCAGCGGATCATGAAAAGGGTGCCGGATAAGGGCGCTGTGGAGTCGTTTACAAGGTCCATGAAGGAGCATGTCATGAACAGAATGCATAACAAAAATGGTGTGAGGACAAGTACAAGGTCTATAATAGAACATGCATCTTCAGTGAACACTGCAAAGCTGCTCACAGATGCAA GGTATATATCAGAAACAATGAAGATGGGAGCCAGCTTTCCAGCTTACAGAACCTTTGCTTTGGATGAACTGAAGGAAGCTACAAATAATTTTGATGCATCAAGTTTCGTTAGTGAGGGTCCACATGGCCAG ATATATAAGGGGGTGCTCTCCGATGGAATGCCTATTACAATCAGAGGATTGAAAATGCGAAAGAGACATAGCCCTCAAAATTACATGCACCACATTGAGTTGATTTCGAAACTTCGGCATTCACACTTGATCAGTGCTCTTGGTCATTCATTTGAATGCAACCAGGATGATTCAAGCGTCAGCACTATATTCCTCATATTTGAGTTTGTTCCAAACAAGAGTTTAAGGAGTTATGTGTCTG GATCTCCTAGTGAAAAGCTTTCTTGGACGCAGAGGATATTAGCTGCGATTGGAGTGGTAAAAGGCATTCAATTCTTGCACACAGGGATAGTGCCTGGACTATATTCCAATAATCTGAAGATAACTGATGTTCTTTTGGATAACAATCTTAATGTTAAAATAAGCAGTTATAATCTGCCACTCTCTGCAGAAACTAGAAGACTG GTCACCAATGGACCTTACCCTGGATTAAAAGGAAACTTCCAAGaaag GATAATGgatgcagacaagaatgatgtcTATGATATTGGGGTAATCTTGCTTGAAACCATTTTGGGTCGACCATTGATGTTCCACAATGAAGTTGGCACTCTCAAAGATCTT TTACAAGTAAGCATAAAAACTGATGATATAGCAAGGAGGAGTATTGTTGACCCAGCAGTTCACAAGGAATGCTCAAATGAATCATTAATGACAATGATGGAGATTTGTGTAAGGTGCCTCTCCAATGATCCTACTGAAAGGCCTTCTGTGGATGATGTTCTCTGGAATCTGCATTTCGCTGTGCAAGTTCAGAATTCTTGGAGGAGAGACTCTAATGATCAGAGAGGCTCACCCGCATCATCATCCTCCCATGAGACAAGAGTTGTATGA